TTTAGTAATTGTTGGGAGTGATTGCCAAAATATAAGGACATCCCTTCCAATTACAAATGCTCCAtctgctatattttcaaaaatacacAGAGCCAGGTGCCGATCTGCAAAAAACTAGAGGGGcacccctctaaatccgccctaTATTGTATGAAATTTCTTCATttaaacttaacattcccccctcTTTTCTggcaaaatatttcacaatacccccTCTTGCTCATTAAAAAATTTTACATTCCCCCTGAAATCCTTCCCCCCTGTGTAAATAATGTCTGCTCCCTTAGtggttttgaaatgttttcaaaacagtTATTTGGGTTAAAGAAAGTATTATTATAGACCATTAGAGCTTATTAATCTATGCCATGGTTGAAGAATTATTCTAAATAAATTGGCTTTGCGTGGGCCAACATCGTCATTCTATTAATGTTAAAGTCATACAATTATCGTGTGAAAAATGCAAGGTGAAGGTACATATTATTGTTAACTATCGCCAGATACCAGAGCTCACATACTGTGGTTCTAGTGATAGTGGGGATAGTGGTTCTAGTGATTGCCGGAAGTGATTGCCAAATATATCGACATCCCTTCCAATTCCAAACACTGCATCTGCTATATTTCTGAAAACTAGCAGCTTCTAACAAGgacattttaattttcaaacaaaattgttgACGCTTCTTTAACAAAATGGTCTTTAACTACTATGACGATTTGGTGAATGTGAAGTCAGTTTTGGTGTTTGTGTTTGTGTTTCTGTTGGTTGTCTGGTGGATGCAGCAACCTCGCAATTTCCCACCAGGACCATGGCGTTTCCCAATCATTGGCTTCCTTCCTCAGCTGATGTGGTCTATGGTCTACAAAAAAGAGGAGTTACATATGCTTGCAACACGTCTGGGACAGAAATACGGAAAGATTTGCAGTTTTGACTTATTTGGACTTGTGTTTGTGGTGCTCAATGATTTTGATACCATAAAGGAAGCTAGCAATAATCCACTAAATTGCAACAAGGGGCACAATAATGAGTTTGAATACAAAGTATTTGGCAGTACATGTAAGTAATTTATTATGTTCATAACGTAATGGTGTTTTacataaaaattatttaaatgaaATTGATTATATTGTCTTAAAATTAAAACCCATTTTCAGCTGATATTACCAGGTTATGACCTAAAATAGTGAACgtaactgtgcaataattatgagccccagaGAGAGGGCAAATTTGGGAAGGGGGGCTGACCAATCCGAAGGGGGTAAGCCATTTTTGGAAAGTCAAAAGGGGAGATCAAGCAAATCTTTAAAATAAAAGCTCTATTATGGCTCATGAAAACAGTACGgcaacattcaaatatgcaacatttcctgCTCGCACTATG
Above is a window of Amphiura filiformis chromosome 7, Afil_fr2py, whole genome shotgun sequence DNA encoding:
- the LOC140156863 gene encoding cytochrome P450 2J6-like; translated protein: MVFNYYDDLVNVKSVLVFVFVFLLVVWWMQQPRNFPPGPWRFPIIGFLPQLMWSMVYKKEELHMLATRLGQKYGKICSFDLFGLVFVVLNDFDTIKEASNNPLNCNKGHNNEFEYKVFGSTFHSNKHMVEYRKFALHTFRGFGIGKRSFEANIAAESEIFLQELDALAGKPFNPHQFFVNCTTNVLFAVVFGKRHDYDDENFRYLSESNSV